The following proteins are co-located in the Carassius carassius chromosome 39, fCarCar2.1, whole genome shotgun sequence genome:
- the LOC132121434 gene encoding 28 kDa heat- and acid-stable phosphoprotein-like: MPRGGKKNHKGRGKQFSNPEEIDRQMKAQREMEANEGAERGSSSESEEESSSDDEQPKRKGVEGLIEIENPNRVSQKSKKVVEVDVDAPKELSRREREEIEKQKAKERYMKLHLEGKTDQARADLARLAIIKKQREDAAKKREDLRKEKEAEEAKSKR, encoded by the exons ATGCCGAGAGGAG GCAAAAAGAACCATAAGGGCCGTGGGAAGCAGTTCAGCAACCCTGAGGAGATTGATCGGCAGATGAAAGCTCAGAGGGAAATG GAAGCGAATGAAGGGGCTGAACGTGGAAGTTCATCAGAATCTGAAGAGGAGAGCAGCAGTGATGATGAA CAACCTAAAAGGAAAGGTGTAGAAGGACTAATTGAAATCGAGAATCCGAATAGGGTCTCCCAGAAGAGCAAGAAGGTTGTGGAAGTCGATGTCGATGCACCTAAAGAGCTCTCACGTCGCGAAAG GGAAGAGATTGAAAAGCAGAAGGCTAAGGAGCGGTACATGAAGCTGCATCTAGAAGGGAAGACCGACCAGGCCAGGGCAGACCTTGCCAGGCTGGCCATTATAAAAAAGCAGAGGGAGgacgcagcaaagaagagagaAGATCTAAGGAAAG AAAAAGAAGCAGAAGAGGCCAAGTCGAAACGCTAG